Proteins encoded within one genomic window of Pieris rapae chromosome 1, ilPieRapa1.1, whole genome shotgun sequence:
- the LOC111003249 gene encoding aryl hydrocarbon receptor nuclear translocator homolog isoform X1 produces the protein MSAVAPTIPGVDPAKEIQKRRAGSVGSDDDDASGGKYTRMEEDNIPDKERFASRENHCEIERRRRNKMTAYITELSDMVPTCSALARKPDKLTILRMAVAHMKALRGTGNTSTDGTYKPSFLTDQELKHLILEAADGFLFVVSCDTGRVIYVSDSIAPVLNYSQGEWYSSCLYDQVHPDDVEKVREQLSTQEPQNTGRILDLKTGTVKKEGHQSSMRQVMGSRRGFICRMRVGGTAESAHLGRLRARNSLGPSHDGHNYAVVHCTGYIKNWPPTDLFPGMQMDRPVDDELHASHCCLVAIGRLQVTSTPNAAEGSLCSGGVEFVSRHSVEGRFTFADQRAAQVIGYAPADLLGKLCYEFYHPEDQQHMRDNFDQVLKLKGQIISLMYRFRTKSREWVWLRTSAFAFLNPYNDDVEYIVCTNTLANRSLGSAGGESVSEESYDYHLRQRDVYQAPPMHHAHHAPPPAPAPAPLHSGTAAGTAGGVSARSPGEAVAGAYAHYAPDYSPHRPTNTPPHTTWTTLRPSGSGSGAGQNESYAYAGPEAATGPGGSPARSPPAAPPYLPPAHYHHNHHPHPTHAGMWAWQGGAGAAAGVAGGGSGGAEGTHAPHELSEMLQILDQSGTATFEDLNINMFNSNFE, from the exons ATGTCTGCCGTGGCTCCCACAATCCCCG GGGTTGACCCAGCAAAGGAAATACAAAAACGTCGAGCTGGTAGTGTTGG GTCCGATGACGACGACGCAAGTGGTGGTAAATACACAAGGATGGAGGAGGATAATATTCCAGATAAGGAGAGATTTGCAAG CCGTGAGAACCATTGTGAGATTGAACGGCGAAGAAGAAACAAGATGACGGCTTATATCACGGAACTATCTGATATGGTTCCAACATGTTCGGCTCTAGCACGGAAACCAGACAAGTTGACAATACTGCGTATGGCGGTAGCGCATATGAAAGCATTGAGAG gtACTGGTAATACCTCAACTGATGGTACTTATAAGCCATCGTTTTTGACTGATCAAGAGCTGAAACACTTAATCCTAGAAGCAGCAGATGGCTTTCTCTTTGTCGTCAGTTGCGACACAGGTCGTGTCATATATGTTAGCGATAGTATAGCACCTGTACTTAATTATTCACAg GGTGAATGGTATTCTTCATGTTTGTACGACCAAGTGCACCCAGATGACGTTGAAAAAGTTCGCGAACAATTGAGCACTCAAGAACCACAAAATACTGGCCGCATATTGGATCTTAAAACTGGAACTGTCAAAAAGGAAGGTCACCagt CATCAATGCGGCAAGTAATGGGTTCGCGGCGCGGATTCATCTGCCGTATGCGCGTGGGTGGTACAGCTGAAAGCGCGCACTTGGGTCGACTGCGCGCGCGCAACTCTCTCGGCCCCTCTCATGACGGACACAACTACGCAGTGGTACATTGCAccggttatattaaaaattggcCGCCCACAG ATCTGTTTCCAGGTATGCAGATGGATCGGCCAGTTGACGATGAGCTTCACGCGTCTCATTGCTGTTTGGTGGCAATTGGGAGATTACAG GTGACATCAACACCAAACGCAGCTGAAGGCAGCCTCTGCAGTGGCGGAGTAGAGTTTGTATCGCGTCATTCGGTTGAGGGCCGATTTACATTTGCGGACCAACGTGCGGCACAAGTAATTGGCTATGCACCGGCTGACCTTTTGGGAAAATTATGCTATGAGTTCTACCACCCGGAAGACCAACAACACATGAGGGATAACTTTGACCAAG ttttgaaattaaagggCCAAATAATCTCTCTTATGTACCGGTTTCGGACTAAAAGCAGAGAATGGGTGTGGTTAAGAACATCTGCTTTCGCTTTTTTGAATCCTTACAACGATGACGTGGAATACATCGTGTGTACAAACACATTGGCAAA TCGTTCCCTGGGCAGTGCGGGTGGCGAAAGCGTGTCAGAAGAGAGCTACGACTACCACTTGCGACAGCGGGACGTATATCAGGCCCCGCCTATGCACCACGCCCATCACGCACCCCCACCTGCGCCTGCGCCTGCCCCGCTGCACA GTGGTACGGCGGCTGGTACTGCAGGCGGCGTAAGCGCGAGGTCTCCAGGTGAGGCCGTGGCAGGAGCGTACGCCCACTACGCGCCCGACTATTCACCACATCGACCCACTAACACACCACCTCACACCACATGGACCACGCTAAGACCG AGCGGCAGCGGAAGCGGAGCGGGGCAGAACGAGAGTTACGCGTATGCGGGGCCCGAAGCAGCGACGGGGCCAGGGGGTAGCCCTGCCCGCTCTCCTCCGGCGGCTCCCCCTTACCTACCTCCTGCGCACTATCACCACAATCATCATCCGCATCCCACGCACG cgGGTATGTGGGCATGGCAAGGCGGGGCGGGTGCAGCGGCGGGCGTGGCTGGTGGGGGGTCGGGGGGTGCGGAAGGTACCCACGCCCCACACGAGCTGTCAGAAATGTTGCAAATTCTCGATCAAAGCGGCACGGCCACCTTCGAAGACCTCAACATCAACATGTTCAACTCCAACTTCGAATAG
- the LOC111003249 gene encoding aryl hydrocarbon receptor nuclear translocator homolog isoform X2, protein MSAVAPTIPGVDPAKEIQKRRAGSVGSDDDDASGGKYTRMEEDNIPDKERFASRENHCEIERRRRNKMTAYITELSDMVPTCSALARKPDKLTILRMAVAHMKALRGTGNTSTDGTYKPSFLTDQELKHLILEAADGFLFVVSCDTGRVIYVSDSIAPVLNYSQGEWYSSCLYDQVHPDDVEKVREQLSTQEPQNTGRILDLKTGTVKKEGHQSSMRQVMGSRRGFICRMRVGGTAESAHLGRLRARNSLGPSHDGHNYAVVHCTGYIKNWPPTGMQMDRPVDDELHASHCCLVAIGRLQVTSTPNAAEGSLCSGGVEFVSRHSVEGRFTFADQRAAQVIGYAPADLLGKLCYEFYHPEDQQHMRDNFDQVLKLKGQIISLMYRFRTKSREWVWLRTSAFAFLNPYNDDVEYIVCTNTLANRSLGSAGGESVSEESYDYHLRQRDVYQAPPMHHAHHAPPPAPAPAPLHSGTAAGTAGGVSARSPGEAVAGAYAHYAPDYSPHRPTNTPPHTTWTTLRPSGSGSGAGQNESYAYAGPEAATGPGGSPARSPPAAPPYLPPAHYHHNHHPHPTHAGMWAWQGGAGAAAGVAGGGSGGAEGTHAPHELSEMLQILDQSGTATFEDLNINMFNSNFE, encoded by the exons ATGTCTGCCGTGGCTCCCACAATCCCCG GGGTTGACCCAGCAAAGGAAATACAAAAACGTCGAGCTGGTAGTGTTGG GTCCGATGACGACGACGCAAGTGGTGGTAAATACACAAGGATGGAGGAGGATAATATTCCAGATAAGGAGAGATTTGCAAG CCGTGAGAACCATTGTGAGATTGAACGGCGAAGAAGAAACAAGATGACGGCTTATATCACGGAACTATCTGATATGGTTCCAACATGTTCGGCTCTAGCACGGAAACCAGACAAGTTGACAATACTGCGTATGGCGGTAGCGCATATGAAAGCATTGAGAG gtACTGGTAATACCTCAACTGATGGTACTTATAAGCCATCGTTTTTGACTGATCAAGAGCTGAAACACTTAATCCTAGAAGCAGCAGATGGCTTTCTCTTTGTCGTCAGTTGCGACACAGGTCGTGTCATATATGTTAGCGATAGTATAGCACCTGTACTTAATTATTCACAg GGTGAATGGTATTCTTCATGTTTGTACGACCAAGTGCACCCAGATGACGTTGAAAAAGTTCGCGAACAATTGAGCACTCAAGAACCACAAAATACTGGCCGCATATTGGATCTTAAAACTGGAACTGTCAAAAAGGAAGGTCACCagt CATCAATGCGGCAAGTAATGGGTTCGCGGCGCGGATTCATCTGCCGTATGCGCGTGGGTGGTACAGCTGAAAGCGCGCACTTGGGTCGACTGCGCGCGCGCAACTCTCTCGGCCCCTCTCATGACGGACACAACTACGCAGTGGTACATTGCAccggttatattaaaaattggcCGCCCACAG GTATGCAGATGGATCGGCCAGTTGACGATGAGCTTCACGCGTCTCATTGCTGTTTGGTGGCAATTGGGAGATTACAG GTGACATCAACACCAAACGCAGCTGAAGGCAGCCTCTGCAGTGGCGGAGTAGAGTTTGTATCGCGTCATTCGGTTGAGGGCCGATTTACATTTGCGGACCAACGTGCGGCACAAGTAATTGGCTATGCACCGGCTGACCTTTTGGGAAAATTATGCTATGAGTTCTACCACCCGGAAGACCAACAACACATGAGGGATAACTTTGACCAAG ttttgaaattaaagggCCAAATAATCTCTCTTATGTACCGGTTTCGGACTAAAAGCAGAGAATGGGTGTGGTTAAGAACATCTGCTTTCGCTTTTTTGAATCCTTACAACGATGACGTGGAATACATCGTGTGTACAAACACATTGGCAAA TCGTTCCCTGGGCAGTGCGGGTGGCGAAAGCGTGTCAGAAGAGAGCTACGACTACCACTTGCGACAGCGGGACGTATATCAGGCCCCGCCTATGCACCACGCCCATCACGCACCCCCACCTGCGCCTGCGCCTGCCCCGCTGCACA GTGGTACGGCGGCTGGTACTGCAGGCGGCGTAAGCGCGAGGTCTCCAGGTGAGGCCGTGGCAGGAGCGTACGCCCACTACGCGCCCGACTATTCACCACATCGACCCACTAACACACCACCTCACACCACATGGACCACGCTAAGACCG AGCGGCAGCGGAAGCGGAGCGGGGCAGAACGAGAGTTACGCGTATGCGGGGCCCGAAGCAGCGACGGGGCCAGGGGGTAGCCCTGCCCGCTCTCCTCCGGCGGCTCCCCCTTACCTACCTCCTGCGCACTATCACCACAATCATCATCCGCATCCCACGCACG cgGGTATGTGGGCATGGCAAGGCGGGGCGGGTGCAGCGGCGGGCGTGGCTGGTGGGGGGTCGGGGGGTGCGGAAGGTACCCACGCCCCACACGAGCTGTCAGAAATGTTGCAAATTCTCGATCAAAGCGGCACGGCCACCTTCGAAGACCTCAACATCAACATGTTCAACTCCAACTTCGAATAG
- the LOC111003272 gene encoding pyrethroid hydrolase Ces2a yields MILMKMLLLSIFCILMIVSGQDPVANIAQGRVVGIKVFMENSLEPIEIYFGIPYAAPPIGKLRFSPPERHNGWKRTFFAHRMAPSCPQVEIDSKDSSENCLYLNIWTSRRVDGQLQPVIIIFYSETWTGGSLNLPCQELASEGVVVVTVAYRLHLLSFFSLKSVIARGNLALLDQYMALLWVRENISAFGGDPTSVTLLGHSAGAESVLHHVVSPRTTGLYHRVIIMSPTNMWQGIYENRSVTAGEQAKVSKEIARAMGCVNFRDEDILQCMKDKPLEEITKLFANTSLEKYMQPTSDDFLPESIQYLPSTLEKAIRHPSGLNVPVDIMIGTTDLNSLKLRDSLFKSFLRKTYKQIYEFSMEKVLPNILQVISLKNSETYQTLQEAVRWEYWNRIQENIDNFSALESLGFMDSVVNWVIGSSYLAEKLAAEVPRVYVFRYSFPSMVDLYGNRLNFTGAVNGADIIALLGDAIIHQVARRPPTNDEKQISTFFRYYIMNFVKFGSPTTQEKWPRFTAKDRSIFEICDSEIYSYCRFKSVKKDISFWLQYLPELANSTLRNKEYSDMIVGYGDEYRLRGGVYAMCGISIILLLMLFTSGLLLRRRRFYRPSSVDSQIAY; encoded by the exons ATGATACTAATGAAGATGTtactattatcaatattttgtatacttatGATAGTTTCCGGCCAAGATCCTGTCGCAAATATCGCTCAAGGTCGTGTTGTTGGA ATAAAAGTGTTTATGGAGAATTCTTTGGAACCAATTGAAATTTACTTCGGTATACCATATGCAGCTCCCCCTATTGGAAAACTGAGATTTTCT cCACCTGAAAGACATAACGGTTGGAAAAGGACATTTTTCGCCCACCGTATGGCGCCAAGTTGCCCACAAGTAGAAATAGACAGTAAAGATTCCAGTGAAAATTgtctatatttgaatatatggACATCGCGG AGAGTGGATGGGCAGCTTCAACccgttattataatattttacagcgAGACATGGACCGGCGGTAGTTTGAACCTACCATGTCAAGAGTTGGCATCAGAAGGCGTGGTAGTTGTTACAGTTGCTTATCGACTTCACCTTTTATCGTTTTTTAGTCTAAAATCAGTGATAGCTCGAGGAAATCTTGCTTTACTTGATCAATACATGGCGTTATTATGGGTCCGGGAGAATATTTCCGCCTTCGGTGGAGACCCGACGTCAGTAACACTCTTGGGTCACTCGGCAGGCGCTGAGAGCGTGTTACACCATGTGGTTTCACCGAGAACAACTG GGTTATATCATCGAGTCATAATTATGTCTCCGACAAATATGTGGCAAGGAATCTATGAGAATCGTAGTGTAACTGCAGGTGAACAAGCGAAGGTTTCGAAAGAAATTGCTCGCGCTATGGGATGTGTGAACTTTAGAGATGAAGATATTTTGCAATGTATGAAAGATAAGCCTTTGGAAgagattacaaaattatttgca AATACCAGCTTGGAAAAATATATGCAACCTACCTCTGACGACTTTCTACCAGAGTCAATCCAGTATTTACCTTCTACTTTGGAGAAGGCAATAAGACATCCAAGTGGATTGAATGTACCAGTGGATATTATGATTGGCACTACAGATCTAAACAGTTTAAAGCTTCGTG ACAGTCTATTTAAGAGCTTTTTAAGGAAAACTTACAAgcaaatatatgaattttctATGGAAAAAGTTTTACCAAATATTCTGcaagttatttcattgaaaaaTTCGGAAACTTACCAAacg TTACAGGAAGCTGTTCGTTGGGAATACTGGAATCGAATACAAGAGAATATAGACAATTTTAGCGCATTGGAGTCGCTTGGTTTTATGGACTCTGTCGTAAACTGGGTTATTGGAAGCTCTTATTTAGCGGAGAAACTCGCTGCAGAAGTGCCCAGAGTGTATGTTTTCCGATACTCCTTTCCATCGATGGTTGACCTTTATGGTAATCGCCTAAATTTCACAG gaGCAGTTAACGGCGCCGATATTATTGCTTTGCTTGGTGATGCAATTATACATCAAGTCGCTAGAAGACCTCCTACTAATGACGAGAAACAAATATCGACATTTTttcgatattatataatgaattTTGTGAAGTTTgg GTCTCCCACAACGCAAGAAAAATGGCCTCGGTTTACAGCGAAAGATAGAAGTATCTTCGAAATTTGTGACTCAGAGATTTATAGTTATTGTCGTTTCAAAAGTGTAAAGAAAGACATTTCTTTTTGGCTGCAATATCTACCGGAACTAGCAAACTCTACGCTACGTAATAAGGAATATTCTGATATGATAGTTGGGTATGGAG ATGAATATCGACTACGCGGTGGCGTTTACGCAATGTGTGGAATCTCAATTATACTCCTTCTGATGTTGTTTACAAGTGGACTACTTCTGCGCAGAAGACGCTTTTATCGACCATCGTCTGTTGATTCACAAATTGCTTATTAG